A region from the Papaver somniferum cultivar HN1 unplaced genomic scaffold, ASM357369v1 unplaced-scaffold_125, whole genome shotgun sequence genome encodes:
- the LOC113331390 gene encoding uncharacterized protein LOC113331390, translated as MENQDVEREEGDDGVNGGDGGAVGGRYENSGWFGGGEATVDDIIVTGSNPSLIDKLITDLEDVFAVKDMGKLSYFLGVEVISQGRNMFLTQRKHVADLLRKTKLDGIKHVCTLLAAQARLQKQGSVKFEDPTLYRSVVGVLHYLHLTRPDISVVVNKACQFMHDPYVEH; from the exons atggaaaatcaGGACGTGGAAagagaagaaggtgatgatggtgttaatggaggagacggaggtGCTGTTGGTGGCAGATATGAAAATAGCGGCTGGTTTGGTGGTGGAgaagctactgttg ACGACATAATTGTCACTGGATCCAATCCTTCTCTTATAGACAAGTTGATTACTGATTTGGAGGATGTTTTTGCAGTCAAGGACATGGGAAAACTTTCTTACTTTCTAGGTGTGGAAGTTATCAGCCAAGGTCGCAATATGTTCCTCACTCAACGTAAACATGTAGCAGACTTACTGCGCAAAACTAAACTAGACGGAATCAAGCATGTTTGCACTCTACTAGCAGCTCAGGCAAGGCTACAAAAGCAGGGCAGTGTAAAGTTTGAAGATCCAACCTTATATCGCAGTGTGGTTGGGGTGTTGCATTACTTGCATTTAACAAGACCAGATATTTCGGTTGTTGTAAATAAAGCCTGCCAGTTTATGCATGATCCTTATGTTGAACATTGA